A part of Winslowiella toletana genomic DNA contains:
- a CDS encoding ComEA family DNA-binding protein, whose protein sequence is MIKKRRNAMILALILGAGALSPTFAAESQSALAEPKTLTDNNADAASEQGTVSINRASAEELAAAMNGVGLKKAESIVSYREKYGPFSDVEQLKEVPGIGSALVERNAARLKL, encoded by the coding sequence ATGATTAAAAAACGACGTAACGCTATGATTCTCGCGCTGATACTGGGAGCAGGCGCACTGTCGCCCACTTTTGCCGCCGAGTCTCAGAGTGCGCTGGCCGAACCCAAAACGCTGACTGATAATAACGCTGATGCAGCCAGTGAACAGGGGACAGTCAGTATTAACCGCGCCAGTGCGGAAGAGCTGGCTGCGGCGATGAATGGCGTAGGCCTTAAGAAAGCCGAGTCGATAGTCAGTTATCGCGAAAAGTATGGTCCGTTTAGCGACGTCGAGCAGCTGAAGGAAGTACCGGGGATCGGCAGCGCGCTGGTGGAGCGTAACGCCGCGCGCCTGAAACTGTGA
- a CDS encoding acyl-CoA thioesterase gives MQTTIKVRGYHLDVYQHVNNARYLEFLEEARWDWLERKQAFAWMADQQMGFVVVNVNINYRRPAVLGDVLTIDSQLQQLSGKSGVLSQNVLLADGTVVADALLTFVCVHLPSQKVLPLEGELKQQLESLL, from the coding sequence GTGCAGACAACAATTAAGGTTCGTGGCTACCATCTGGATGTTTATCAACATGTGAATAATGCCCGCTATCTCGAATTCCTTGAAGAGGCGCGCTGGGACTGGCTGGAACGAAAACAGGCATTTGCATGGATGGCAGATCAACAGATGGGATTTGTGGTGGTTAATGTCAATATTAACTATCGCCGTCCGGCGGTGCTGGGCGACGTGCTGACCATCGATAGTCAGTTACAGCAGCTGAGTGGCAAAAGCGGCGTACTGAGTCAGAATGTGTTACTGGCAGATGGCACAGTAGTCGCGGATGCGCTGCTGACCTTTGTTTGTGTTCACCTGCCATCGCAAAAAGTTCTGCCGCTGGAGGGGGAATTAAAGCAGCAACTGGAATCGCTGCTTTAA
- the queC gene encoding 7-cyano-7-deazaguanine synthase QueC, producing the protein MKRAVVVFSGGQDSTTCLIQALQQYDEVHCVTFDYGQRHREEIDVAQALSQQLGARAHKVLDVTLLNELAVSSLTRDNIPVPAFDASASGLPSTFVPGRNILFLTLASIYAYQVEAEAVITGVCETDFSGYPDCRDEFVKALNHAIELGMARKVRFETPLMWLNKAETWALADYWQQLPLIRQQTLTCYNGIKGDGCGECAACHLRARGLSDYQDHAASVMASMLAKTGLA; encoded by the coding sequence ATGAAACGTGCAGTGGTGGTTTTTAGCGGTGGACAGGACTCTACAACCTGTTTGATTCAGGCTCTTCAGCAGTATGACGAAGTACACTGCGTCACTTTCGATTACGGCCAGCGCCATCGCGAAGAGATCGACGTTGCACAAGCACTGTCACAACAGCTGGGCGCCCGCGCGCATAAGGTGCTGGATGTGACCCTGCTAAATGAGCTGGCAGTCAGCAGCCTGACGCGCGATAACATTCCGGTACCAGCTTTCGATGCCAGCGCCAGCGGTTTACCCAGCACCTTTGTCCCGGGGCGCAATATCCTGTTTCTGACGCTGGCGTCGATTTATGCTTATCAGGTCGAAGCGGAAGCGGTGATCACCGGCGTCTGTGAAACTGACTTCTCCGGCTACCCGGACTGCCGCGATGAGTTTGTTAAAGCGCTGAATCACGCCATTGAGCTGGGCATGGCGCGCAAGGTGCGTTTTGAAACGCCGCTGATGTGGCTGAATAAAGCGGAAACCTGGGCGCTGGCCGATTACTGGCAGCAGCTGCCGCTGATACGTCAGCAGACCCTGACCTGCTATAACGGTATTAAAGGTGACGGCTGTGGCGAATGTGCCGCCTGCCATCTGCGCGCCCGTGGATTAAGTGATTATCAGGATCATGCCGCCAGCGTGATGGCCAGCATGCTGGCGAAAACTGGTCTGGCGTAA
- a CDS encoding SgrR family transcriptional regulator has translation MRQLNRLNQFARLWQHSGGVPQQTSVAEMAERCFCSERHMRTLLGQWQQAQWLDWRAESGRGKRGALRFLQTPDHLRSELLQQQLDRGQPQHALQLVQLAPEQLSQLLQPFMGGQWLNNAPTLRIPYYRTLDALQPLTLSGRAEQHLCHHVYAGLTRFQHNQVVADLAHHWVCSDNQLEWFFFLRPQLHWHNGEAITAVQLQQRLQKILASTIGSKLLASVKSVSLAHALCLRFELHTADNWLAHRLATVFCLLPHPLDEKLGAGPYRLSHFSPTLVRIESHGWYHLQHPLMQAIEYWITPQLFDSQLGTSCSHPVQIAIGALDELPLLRPVSKSTSLGFCYLAINQQRALNAAQAAKLMKLIQQAEIIAQLPIEEGLITPSREMLPGWPLPDWSAGDDIALPDRLSLHYHLPVELDAMAHKLQELLASHNCQLQLHFHHAKNWQDYAGLAQADLVMGDRLIGDAPEFILESWLRLDPLWSTLLSAAGYQRLMADLRQIQAEPQEQVRFVGLQQCFRQLMNDAVITPLFNYRYQISAPPGVEGIYLNASGWFDFTRAWVPPPVVIE, from the coding sequence ATGCGCCAGCTTAATCGCCTTAACCAGTTTGCCCGCCTGTGGCAGCACAGTGGCGGTGTTCCACAACAAACCAGCGTCGCCGAAATGGCCGAACGCTGCTTCTGTAGTGAGCGCCATATGCGTACTCTGCTTGGTCAGTGGCAACAGGCGCAATGGCTCGACTGGCGCGCAGAGTCCGGACGTGGCAAGCGCGGCGCTCTGCGCTTTTTACAAACGCCGGATCATCTGCGCAGCGAGCTGTTGCAGCAGCAACTTGATCGCGGACAGCCGCAGCATGCTCTGCAACTGGTGCAGCTGGCGCCAGAGCAGCTAAGCCAGCTGTTGCAGCCCTTTATGGGCGGACAGTGGCTGAATAACGCCCCAACCCTGCGTATTCCTTACTATCGCACGCTGGATGCCTTACAGCCGCTGACCCTGAGTGGCCGCGCGGAGCAGCATCTCTGCCACCATGTGTATGCCGGTCTGACCCGTTTTCAGCACAATCAGGTGGTTGCCGATCTGGCGCATCATTGGGTATGCAGTGATAACCAGCTGGAGTGGTTCTTCTTTTTGCGTCCGCAGCTGCACTGGCACAATGGCGAAGCGATTACTGCGGTTCAGCTGCAACAGCGGCTGCAAAAGATTCTTGCCAGCACCATCGGCAGCAAACTGCTGGCCAGCGTCAAGTCGGTGTCACTGGCGCACGCGCTCTGTCTGCGCTTTGAATTGCATACCGCCGACAACTGGCTGGCACATCGTCTGGCCACTGTATTTTGCCTGCTGCCGCATCCGCTGGATGAAAAACTGGGGGCGGGTCCTTACAGGTTAAGCCACTTTAGCCCGACGCTGGTGCGGATTGAGAGCCACGGCTGGTATCATCTGCAACACCCGCTGATGCAGGCAATTGAATACTGGATCACACCGCAACTGTTTGACAGCCAGCTGGGAACCAGCTGTAGCCATCCGGTACAGATTGCGATTGGCGCGCTGGATGAGCTGCCGCTGCTGCGGCCGGTCAGTAAAAGCACCAGCCTTGGCTTCTGTTATCTGGCGATTAATCAGCAGCGCGCGCTCAATGCGGCGCAGGCGGCAAAACTGATGAAGCTGATTCAGCAGGCGGAAATTATCGCGCAGTTGCCGATCGAAGAGGGACTGATTACTCCGAGTCGCGAGATGCTGCCCGGCTGGCCACTGCCCGACTGGTCTGCCGGGGATGATATCGCCCTGCCCGACCGGCTCAGTCTGCACTATCATTTACCGGTAGAGCTGGATGCGATGGCGCACAAGCTGCAGGAGCTGCTGGCCAGCCATAACTGCCAGCTGCAACTGCATTTTCATCACGCCAAAAACTGGCAGGATTATGCCGGTCTGGCGCAGGCTGATTTAGTAATGGGTGACCGGCTGATTGGTGACGCGCCGGAATTTATCCTCGAAAGCTGGCTGCGCCTTGATCCTCTGTGGTCCACCCTTCTTTCTGCCGCAGGCTATCAGCGGCTTATGGCCGATCTGCGCCAGATTCAGGCTGAGCCACAGGAGCAGGTACGTTTTGTCGGCTTGCAGCAGTGTTTCCGGCAACTGATGAACGATGCGGTGATTACTCCGCTGTTTAATTATCGCTATCAGATTAGCGCGCCGCCTGGCGTGGAAGGTATATACCTGAATGCGTCGGGCTGGTTTGATTTTACCCGCGCCTGGGTGCCGCCTCCGGTGGTGATTGAGTGA
- the cof gene encoding HMP-PP phosphatase — MSRLAAFDMDGTLLLPNHQLGKETIAALRALQEKQVILAFATGRHLLEMKILAAELELDAWLITGNGTRVNAVNGERLSGNDLPPDIARQVTDTQWDTTATMHVFNDDGWFTGNELPEILQAHLISGFTYQLADVRQIPADQVTKICFIAEHEELCRLEIQLSEALGDRAHLCFSAWECLEVLPVNCNKGTALNFLSNHLGLTMADCMAFGDAMNDREMLAAVGRGFIMGNAMHQLKNALPHLPVIGHCATQGVSHYLNHWLTTPHLTYSPEF; from the coding sequence ATGTCGCGTTTAGCTGCTTTTGATATGGATGGCACCCTGTTACTGCCTAATCACCAGTTGGGGAAAGAGACGATAGCGGCACTACGCGCATTACAGGAAAAGCAGGTGATTCTGGCCTTTGCCACTGGCAGGCATCTGCTGGAAATGAAAATTCTGGCAGCGGAACTGGAACTGGATGCCTGGCTGATTACCGGCAATGGCACCCGCGTCAATGCGGTGAATGGCGAGCGGCTATCTGGCAACGATCTGCCGCCGGATATCGCCCGCCAGGTCACCGATACGCAGTGGGACACCACGGCCACCATGCATGTGTTTAACGATGATGGCTGGTTTACCGGCAATGAGCTGCCGGAAATATTGCAGGCGCATCTGATCAGCGGCTTTACTTATCAGCTTGCGGATGTCCGCCAGATCCCGGCGGACCAGGTGACGAAAATCTGTTTTATTGCTGAACATGAGGAGCTGTGCCGGCTGGAAATCCAGCTTAGCGAAGCGCTCGGTGACCGCGCGCATCTCTGCTTCTCGGCCTGGGAGTGTCTGGAAGTGCTGCCGGTTAACTGCAATAAAGGGACTGCGCTGAACTTTCTCAGCAACCATCTCGGGCTGACGATGGCCGATTGCATGGCCTTTGGCGATGCGATGAACGATCGTGAAATGCTGGCGGCAGTGGGGCGGGGTTTTATTATGGGCAACGCCATGCATCAGCTGAAAAATGCACTGCCGCATCTGCCGGTTATCGGACATTGCGCGACACAGGGAGTGTCACATTATCTTAATCACTGGCTGACCACACCACACCTTACCTATTCCCCCGAATTCTAA
- a CDS encoding PLP-dependent cysteine synthase family protein, with protein sequence MTSQWVKHAINEINADFQRSADTHLIRLALPDFPGIWLYLKDESTHPTGSLKHRLARSLFLYGLSNGWIKQNRPIIEASSGSTAVSEAYFARLIGLPFIAVMPASTARRKVEQITFYGGQCHFVSDPCQLYAESERLARELNGHFMDQFTYAERATDWRGNNNIAESIFRQMSSEPFPIPDTIVMSAGTGGTSATIGRYLRYQGHDTRLLVVDPQNSVFFDYWQQRDPALISATGSRIEGIGRPRVEPSFIPDVIDAMLKVPDGASIAAMLWLEKQLGRKAGASTGTNIWGALQVAREMREQGRQGAIVTLLCDSGDRYLDSYYHADWVREHIGDISPWQQALA encoded by the coding sequence ATGACCAGCCAGTGGGTAAAACACGCAATCAACGAAATAAATGCCGACTTTCAGCGTTCCGCCGATACGCATCTGATCCGTCTGGCTTTACCCGACTTTCCCGGCATCTGGCTCTATTTAAAAGATGAGAGCACCCATCCTACCGGAAGCCTGAAGCACCGTCTGGCCCGCTCGCTGTTTTTATATGGCTTAAGCAATGGCTGGATCAAACAGAATCGGCCAATTATTGAAGCGTCATCGGGCAGTACCGCAGTGTCGGAAGCCTATTTTGCCCGCCTGATCGGCCTGCCATTTATTGCGGTAATGCCCGCCAGTACCGCCAGACGCAAGGTCGAACAGATCACTTTTTATGGTGGTCAGTGTCACTTTGTCAGCGATCCCTGCCAGCTGTATGCCGAATCCGAGCGCCTGGCGCGCGAGCTTAACGGCCACTTTATGGATCAGTTTACCTATGCCGAGCGCGCCACCGACTGGCGTGGCAATAATAATATCGCCGAGAGCATTTTCCGCCAGATGAGCAGCGAGCCGTTTCCGATTCCGGACACTATTGTAATGAGTGCTGGCACCGGTGGCACCTCAGCCACCATTGGCCGCTATCTGCGCTATCAGGGACATGATACCCGGCTGCTGGTGGTGGATCCGCAAAACTCGGTGTTCTTTGATTACTGGCAGCAGCGGGATCCGGCTTTAATCAGCGCCACTGGCAGCCGCATTGAAGGTATTGGCCGCCCGCGCGTCGAACCGTCGTTTATTCCGGATGTCATTGATGCGATGCTGAAAGTGCCGGATGGCGCCAGCATTGCAGCGATGCTGTGGCTGGAAAAACAGCTGGGCCGTAAAGCGGGCGCTTCGACCGGCACCAATATCTGGGGCGCGCTGCAGGTTGCCAGAGAGATGCGCGAGCAGGGCCGCCAGGGGGCGATTGTCACCCTGCTGTGTGACAGCGGCGATCGCTATCTCGACAGCTATTATCATGCCGACTGGGTGCGGGAACATATTGGCGATATCAGTCCGTGGCAGCAGGCGCTGGCATAA
- a CDS encoding Lrp/AsnC family transcriptional regulator, whose translation MLDKTDRKLLALLQQDCTLSLQALADAVNLTTTPCWKRLKKLEDDGIIRGKVALLDGDKIGLSLTAFMLIKTQQHSSAWYQQFVEVVQSLPEVMAFYRMAGEYDYLMRIQVADMKCYDAFYKRLVNGVPGLIDVTSSFAMEEIKYTTALPVNP comes from the coding sequence ATGTTAGATAAAACTGACCGTAAACTGCTGGCGTTGCTGCAGCAGGATTGCACGCTTTCGCTGCAGGCGCTGGCCGATGCGGTTAATCTGACCACCACGCCATGCTGGAAACGGCTGAAAAAGCTGGAAGATGACGGCATAATTCGTGGCAAAGTGGCGCTACTGGATGGTGATAAAATCGGTCTGTCATTAACCGCCTTTATGCTGATCAAGACCCAGCAGCACAGCAGTGCCTGGTATCAGCAGTTTGTTGAAGTGGTGCAAAGCCTGCCGGAGGTGATGGCTTTTTATCGTATGGCGGGCGAATACGACTATCTGATGCGTATTCAGGTGGCGGATATGAAATGCTATGACGCGTTCTACAAACGATTAGTGAACGGCGTTCCGGGATTAATCGATGTCACTTCGAGTTTTGCCATGGAAGAGATAAAATACACCACGGCTTTGCCAGTGAATCCTTAA